The Vampirovibrio chlorellavorus genome contains the following window.
TCATTCTGAACATCTGGCGTGGCACAATCAGGCTTGATAAAACAACATACGGAACTAGATACAAGAAAATATATATTCTTTCAAGACTTGATATAAATGGTTATCATACTAATCCTGACGTGGAACCCCCTTTAGACTTTTTGCGTCCTTATGTGGGTAGACGCTTCAATGCCGAAACTCACGTTCATATATACACAGAGGGGTTTAATGATAAATGGGCTGTGCCTTTGCCCCATTCAATACTAAAAGAAGTAAGTGTTCCACAGGATTATCTGGTTCAGTTTATGCGATACTGTAATATTATCGAGCCGCCCACCTTTCAGGGAACTTTGGTATGACAACACTAAGACATGAAAACTTACTAGCAGATTATCTCCAATGGTTAAAGGAACAATATATTGGAGAAACTTTGGGTAATGTTGTTGAAATTACTACCCCATTTTTAGATCAACACAATGATAATATTCAAGTTTATATCCAGAAAGAAAATGAAAACATAATAATCTCTGATGATTACTATGTTTTAAGTAATTTGAAAATGAGCGGATGTGAGATCGACACTCCAAAAAGAAAAGAAATTTTGAATTCAATACTATTAAGCTTTGGGGTTAAACAAGAAGGCGACAAATTATTTATTGAAACAAATCCTAAAGCATTCCCTGGTAAGATGCATTCTTTTATTCAGGCTGTAATGGCCATTAATGATCTTTTTGTTATGGCAAGACCAACAGTTGAGAGCATATTCAAAGAAGATGTTGAAAGCTTCCTGTATAAAAACAACGTCAGGTTTTTCCCTTCATTTAAATTAACTGGCAAATCGGGTTTTGACTTTCTGTTCCATTTTGCTGTACCAGGAGGGCACGATACACCGGATAGAATTATTCAAGCAATGAACAATCCTACAAAGCAAAATACTATCCAGCTACTTGGACAATGGCAAGATGTAAATCAAATCAGACCTAAATCCACGGTATTGTATCCTGTTCTAAATGATAGAGATCACAAAGTATCAGAAGAAGTTTTAATGGCTTACGCAGAGTATGGTGCAAAACCTTTGCTTTGGTCAGAGCGTGATAAGTATCTGGAAGAGTTAGTCGCTTAGCTTAATATTCATTACCCACTCTACAATAACTTCTTTTTCTCGTTCATCATTCGCCAGAATATCACTGTAATAGAGCTTTCTTAGCTCTTTATAGGTTATTCCATAGTAATTGGCAAGCCTTTCAAGGACTTCAGGAGTTGGAACCCTTTTGCCTTTCTCATATCGACTAACATCGTTAGGGATAAGTTTGCAAGCTTTTCCTACCTCGTAAAGACTACGAGTACCTCTAAGCTCTTTTAACTTGTCCCCAAGCAAGGGCACTTGACAACCTCTACATCTATACAGATAATTGTTGTGTGATGCAGCATGCATCATAAATTTATTGCTTTTAACCCTGTACAAACAGGGGTAACCCTTTACGTTATCACAACCTTTGTTGGTTGTCTTTAAGATGCTTACAATGACAAAACTAAAAATTTGGTACTACTGCCACCTACTAAAGAAACATGCTTGGGTCATTTCTTACCCTGATGATGAGATGTTTTGCCGTAATTGCAATCAGATCTATGTGAATAAACTCAATAGTGAGAAACACATACGCTTACCGTTTGGGATGAGCGGTAAGTTTAGGGTATCCAGACTTGTTAACGCTGATAACCAACTTCATCAAGTCGTTATCACGTCTGTCTTTACTTTTAGACAACGTTCTTAGAATAGTTTCCAATCGCTTGCTATAATAGAAGTATGAGCAAGCTTCCTAAAAGACCTAGAGATCCCGCCCAACTAGCAAAATTAATGCTAGATATCGCCACTGGCGAAGTCCGTAATGATTCTTTTGATGATGAGCAAGAAGAATCTGAGCGGTCTAAGTCTGGACGACTTGGTGGCTTAGCAGGTGGAGTAGCAAGAGGGAAAAAGCTCACACCTGAAATGCGATCTCAAATTGCAAGTAACGCCGCCAAAGCACGTTGGGATAAAAAGAAAAAATCTGAAGAGAGTGTAGAATAGGGATTTCAAATTAGACTTTATGCTTGACCATATTGTTATGGTTGTAATATAACTTTCTCTTATGAATAGAAAGTCTACAAAAGATCGAGCTTTTATTTTGAATTGCATTGTTGAAGGCAATAGCATTCGTTCTACAGCACGATTAACCAACTCTTCCAAAGATACAGTTATGCGATTGCAAAACGCTGTTGGAGAAGCTTGCGCTAATTTTCATCATAATCATGTGGTTAATTTGCCTTGTCGGTATATACAAGTTGATGAAGTGTGGTCTTTTATTAGAGCAAAAGAAAAGAACGTCCATCAAGGCATTGTTGGTAAAGCCGGGGATGCTTGGTTGTGGACTTCAATCTGTAATGACACAAAGATCATACCAACATGGTACATAGGATTGAGGGATGCTCAATCAGCACATGAGTTTGCTCAAGATCTGGCTTCTAGATTGGCTAATAGGATTCAGCTTACTAGTGACGGTAACAAGGTGTATTTGAAAGCAATTGAGAATGCTTTTGGGCATGACATAGATTACAGAATGCTTATCAAACACTATGATCAATCAAAAGATGAACCCGATACCATCATTGGAACGCCGGATGATAACTATATGCATAACAACTACATTGAGCGAAGCAATCTCACACTTAGAATGTGCAACCGGCGTTTTACTCGTAAGACGAACGCTTTTTCTAAAAGAGTTGAGAATCACATTAACTCTGTTTCTCTAACTTTCACTTATTACAACTTTTGCAGAATGCATAAAACGATTAAAACTACCCCTGCTATTGCAGCAGGAGTAACAGATAGAGTAATGACATTAGAAGAGATAGTAGAAATGTCTGATAGGTATTGGGAGAATAAAAAATGAGTTGTTATTCAGATTATCACGGTTGGTTTCCGCTTAAAGATGAAGAGATTAAAAAGCGTATTACCCGCACTGAACCCGGTACTTATGTTTTGGGTGTGGTGAACGCAGGAGCATTCATACATAAATATATTGGCCGTTCAGATAATGATTTACAACGAAGACTCTCAGAACATGTTGAGGTGAAATACTCACACTTTTACTATAAGCAGTTTGATTCAGTAATAAGCACATTCCTTGAAGAGTGTACGCTTTATCATGAACTTGATGGATTAGATAACGAAAATCACCCCGCTAAACCTAGAGATATTGATGTTAAATGTTTGTTTGGTGAGTGTAATTTTTCAAGGCAATCTAGTCCTTAATGTTTTGGTTATTCTTTCAACTGCAACTAAGTATCCGAAATGCCAATATCCACGCTCTATAGAACCCTCTTCTAAATTTTTCTGCTCTTTCCTACATTCAGGGTAGGTTTTGTCTAACCATTCTGCTACTCCACTTTCTTGGTTTATTAACCAATCGATAATCTCAAGAATTGATTCCTTTATTTGTTGTTCTTCTGTTGACTCCAGCATTATAAAACCTCACTTGTTTACCATCTACTTATATTATAGAAAATTCAAATTAGGACACTACCAAACAGCTGAATTACTTTAAGTTGCCTAATTCTGACATCGGTTGGTAACTTCATCATTACTGGTGATTAGGTGAGAATCTTTTGAGGTAGAGCGTCAGTAGCTAAAAGGCCTCCCAATCATACCTATGTGCTATCACGAATTTTAACTTTCTAAATTTTCAGAGCTAAACGAGGCAATGCTCAATTGTCTGTAAATTTTTGTAGAGATAGTACTTACGGGATTCAATTTGAGCTGTAGTGAGAAAAACAAGGTTTTGCAATTCTATCTATTAACTATAAGGTTTTGACGACCTGTAAGGACATGCCCAGTTCATTCACGGGTGTCATTTGCTGGAAGGGGCTGAGGCCTTTTGCCTTATTTTCCATACGGGAAATATGCTCTTGCTTCAT
Protein-coding sequences here:
- a CDS encoding DUF6978 family protein, which encodes MDLFQTDADRLLALPKIHVGSDKTYLLPKDGKTLEIELMSEDQSESFILNIWRGTIRLDKTTYGTRYKKIYILSRLDINGYHTNPDVEPPLDFLRPYVGRRFNAETHVHIYTEGFNDKWAVPLPHSILKEVSVPQDYLVQFMRYCNIIEPPTFQGTLV
- a CDS encoding DUF1828 domain-containing protein, with protein sequence MTTLRHENLLADYLQWLKEQYIGETLGNVVEITTPFLDQHNDNIQVYIQKENENIIISDDYYVLSNLKMSGCEIDTPKRKEILNSILLSFGVKQEGDKLFIETNPKAFPGKMHSFIQAVMAINDLFVMARPTVESIFKEDVESFLYKNNVRFFPSFKLTGKSGFDFLFHFAVPGGHDTPDRIIQAMNNPTKQNTIQLLGQWQDVNQIRPKSTVLYPVLNDRDHKVSEEVLMAYAEYGAKPLLWSERDKYLEELVA
- a CDS encoding helix-turn-helix domain-containing protein; protein product: MMHAASHNNYLYRCRGCQVPLLGDKLKELRGTRSLYEVGKACKLIPNDVSRYEKGKRVPTPEVLERLANYYGITYKELRKLYYSDILANDEREKEVIVEWVMNIKLSD
- a CDS encoding IS1 family transposase, with the translated sequence MNRKSTKDRAFILNCIVEGNSIRSTARLTNSSKDTVMRLQNAVGEACANFHHNHVVNLPCRYIQVDEVWSFIRAKEKNVHQGIVGKAGDAWLWTSICNDTKIIPTWYIGLRDAQSAHEFAQDLASRLANRIQLTSDGNKVYLKAIENAFGHDIDYRMLIKHYDQSKDEPDTIIGTPDDNYMHNNYIERSNLTLRMCNRRFTRKTNAFSKRVENHINSVSLTFTYYNFCRMHKTIKTTPAIAAGVTDRVMTLEEIVEMSDRYWENKK
- a CDS encoding GIY-YIG nuclease family protein, encoding MSCYSDYHGWFPLKDEEIKKRITRTEPGTYVLGVVNAGAFIHKYIGRSDNDLQRRLSEHVEVKYSHFYYKQFDSVISTFLEECTLYHELDGLDNENHPAKPRDIDVKCLFGECNFSRQSSP